The following is a genomic window from Micromonospora cathayae.
TGATGCCGGGGAACGCCCCGACGAGCATGCCGATGGCGGCGCCGATCAGCACACAGAAGGCGATCTCGAGAGTGAAGAGGGCACCGAAGCCCTCGACCGCCGCGTTCATACCGGCACCTTCAACAGGAGCGCGAAGAGGACGTAGAGCACCGCCGTGACGCCGGCCGGGAAGAGCACCAGGTCCTTGACCCCCCGGCCGCCCGCGATCCAGGTCAGCGCCGCGATGAAGACCGTCGCGGAGACCAGGAAGTGGACGTAGTACCAGAGCACGCCGAAGGCGGCGGTGGCCAGCACGAAGCCGGCGACCCGCAGGATCCCGATCCGGGTGGCCGGCTCGGTCTCGTCGTCGGTGTCGTCCCGGGCGGGACGGACGACGCTGCCGACGATCTGCAGCACCGACAGGCCGATGATCCCGTAGGCCAGCATCTCCGGCCAGATCCGTGGACTGACCGCCATGACCCGCTGCGGCAACTCGATCGAGCGGGCCAACACGAGGAGAACGACGCCCACCAGCAGGAAGACTCCGCCCAGTGCCGCCTCGCGCAGGGGCGAGGCGGCACTGCGGTCACCCGCGTCGGGAGCCGGGTGGGTGGTGGTCACTGGTAGATCTCACCGAACCGGTCGTACTCGGACTGCGCGAAGCTGGTCGCCTCGTCCGGCGACGTGGCCAGCGGGGTGTTGCCGGCCTTGGTCATCACGTCCTTGAAGGTGGTCGACTCGGCCGCCTTCTTGACCGCGGCGGCCAGCTTGTCCTTGACCTCGGCGGGCAGCCCGGCGGGCGCGCCGATCAGGCCCCAGCCACCGATGACGATGTCCAGGCCGAGTTCCTTGGCGGTGGGGGTGTCCGGCAGCGAGGTGACCCGCTCCGGGGCGAGCACCGCGAGAACCCGGAGCCGGCCGTCCTTGGCGGCGGTGGAGGACTCGCTGACGCCGGCCATCACGGCCTGCACCTCGCCGGAGACGCCGGCGGCCACGGCCGGCGCGCCACCGTCGTACGGGACGGGCTTGAAGGTCGCGCCGGCCGCCTCGCCGAGGGCGAGGGTGGCGGCCTCCCAG
Proteins encoded in this region:
- a CDS encoding tripartite tricarboxylate transporter TctB family protein → MTTTHPAPDAGDRSAASPLREAALGGVFLLVGVVLLVLARSIELPQRVMAVSPRIWPEMLAYGIIGLSVLQIVGSVVRPARDDTDDETEPATRIGILRVAGFVLATAAFGVLWYYVHFLVSATVFIAALTWIAGGRGVKDLVLFPAGVTAVLYVLFALLLKVPV